In the Apteryx mantelli isolate bAptMan1 chromosome 13, bAptMan1.hap1, whole genome shotgun sequence genome, one interval contains:
- the TMEM255A gene encoding transmembrane protein 255A: MRQALTQQRPGGIALPDSVGSFNRRKRNSLYVTVTLLIVSVLILTVGLAATTRTQNVTVGGYYPGVILGFGSFLGIIGSNLIENKRQMLVASIVFISFGVIAAFCCAIVDGVFAARHIDLRPLYAGRCQYYSKSTTPPEAICHPQRRAPCTPKIKTNTCFCCDLYNCGNRVEISGGYYEYIDVSSCQDIIHLYHLLWSATILNIVGLFLGIITAAILGGFKDMTPSLPTLNCTVENAHPSVSYYSRPQVTSYNTYYHSTPHLPPYSAYDFQHSSVFPASTPSGLSDDPQSVSPSPSYMWSSNAPPRYSPPYFPPFEKPPPYTP, translated from the exons ATGCGGCAGGCCCTGACTCAGCAGCGCCCGGGCGGCATCGCCCTGCCCGACTCCGTGG GGTCGTTCAatagaagaaagagaaattccCTCTACGTAACTGTGACTCTCCTCATTGTGTCAGTATTAATTCTAACGGTGGGCCTAGCTGCTACAACAAGAACCCAAAATGTGACTGTTGGAGGTTATTACCCAGGGGTTATT CTTGGTTTTGGGTCATTTCTTGGAATAATTGGATCCAACTTGAtagaaaacaaaaggcaaatg cTGGTTGCATCGATCGTCTTTATCAGCTTTGGCGTCATTGCTGCGTTCTGCTGTGCCATAGTAGATGGAGTCTTTGCTGCCAGACACATA GATCTGAGGCCGCTGTACGCAGGACGATGTCAGTATTATTCCAAGAGTACAACCCCACCAGAG GCAATCTGTCACCCACAACGTCGTGCACCCTGCACACCCAAAATAAAAACCAACACCTGCTTCTGCTGTGACCTGTACAACTGTGGAAA CAGAGTAGAGATCTCTGGAGGCTACTATGAATATATTGATGTTAGCAGCTGCCAGGACATCATCCACCTTTACCACTTGCTTTGGTCCGCAACAATTTTGAACATAGTGGGGCTGTTCCTAGGGATCATTACAGCAGCGATACTTGGAGGCTTTAAGGACATG ACTCCCTCCCTCCCTACACTGAACTGTACGGTTGAAAATGCGCATCCTTCAGTATCTTATTATTCAAGACCACAGGTGACATCTTACAACACCTACTACCACAGCACTCCTCATCTGCCTCCCTATTCCGCATATGACTTTCAG CATTCCAGTGTGTTTCCAGCCTCTACTCCTTCTGGCCTTTCAGATGACCCCCAGTCAGTGTCACCATCTCCCAGCTATATGTGGTCCTCTAATGCGCCTCCTCGTTATTCACCGCCATATTTTCCACCTTTTGAAAAGCCACCACCTTACACACCGTAA